Proteins found in one Pseudomonas mosselii genomic segment:
- a CDS encoding response regulator produces MTCRLLLVDDHSLIRAGVRALVSDIPGYTVVGEADDGSQLLDHVLRLAPDIVLLDISMRSTSGLDALTQLRANGCTCKVLILSMHTDPELIMRALESGAHGYLLKDTTATELEQALTALRNDERYLSPAIAHTVINQALLRAQNSRQPSSEGHNLTGRQLEILRLIVRGKSTREIAAGLGLSIKTVETHRSQIMKRLQIYDVAGLVLFAVREKIISLDD; encoded by the coding sequence ATGACCTGTAGATTACTGCTGGTGGACGATCACTCCCTGATTCGCGCAGGCGTCAGGGCACTGGTATCGGACATCCCCGGTTACACCGTGGTCGGCGAAGCCGACGACGGCAGCCAGCTCCTGGACCACGTGCTGCGCCTGGCGCCAGACATCGTCCTGCTGGACATTTCCATGCGTTCGACCAGCGGTCTGGACGCGCTGACGCAATTGCGCGCAAACGGTTGCACCTGCAAGGTCCTGATCCTGTCGATGCACACCGATCCGGAATTGATCATGCGTGCCTTGGAAAGCGGCGCCCACGGCTACCTGCTCAAGGACACCACGGCCACCGAACTGGAACAAGCGCTCACCGCGCTGCGCAACGACGAACGCTACCTCAGCCCGGCCATCGCCCACACTGTCATCAACCAGGCGCTGCTGCGCGCCCAGAACAGCCGCCAGCCGAGCAGCGAAGGTCACAACCTGACCGGTCGCCAGCTGGAGATCCTGCGCCTTATCGTGCGCGGCAAGTCGACCCGAGAGATCGCCGCCGGCCTGGGCCTGTCGATCAAGACCGTGGAGACCCACCGCTCGCAGATCATGAAACGCCTGCAGATCTACGACGTGGCGGGCCTGGTACTGTTCGCCGTGCGCGAAAAGATCATCAGCCTGGACGACTGA
- the yegS gene encoding lipid kinase YegS has protein sequence MSERKALLILHGKQAGNEEVRAAVGQLRERGWTLDVRLTWEGGDAQRLVGEALAAGYGQVVAGGGDGTLRDVAEAMGLAATQASLALLPLGTANDFARAAGVPLEPQAALDLLEVPARPIDLGRVGDQLFLNMATGGFGSQVTANTSEDLKKVLGAAAYLFTGLSRFSELQAASVELQGPGFQWQGELLALGIGNGRQAGGGHVLCPEATVDDGLLDIGILPAPQEVAGALRDLLAGDGLFVRARLPWVEIKGAQGLDMNLDGEPLQAASLRFEAMPQALRVHLPADSPLLSRPG, from the coding sequence ATGAGCGAGCGCAAGGCACTGTTGATCCTGCATGGCAAACAGGCCGGCAACGAAGAGGTGCGAGCCGCGGTGGGCCAGCTGCGCGAGCGGGGCTGGACCCTGGATGTGCGCCTGACCTGGGAGGGCGGCGACGCCCAGCGCCTGGTCGGCGAGGCCCTGGCCGCGGGCTATGGCCAGGTGGTGGCCGGTGGCGGTGACGGCACGTTGCGTGATGTGGCCGAAGCCATGGGCCTGGCCGCGACCCAGGCCAGCCTGGCACTGTTGCCGCTGGGTACCGCCAACGACTTCGCCAGGGCGGCCGGCGTGCCCCTCGAACCGCAGGCGGCTCTCGACCTGCTGGAGGTGCCGGCGCGGCCGATCGACCTGGGGCGGGTGGGCGACCAGTTGTTTTTGAACATGGCCACCGGGGGCTTCGGCAGCCAGGTCACGGCCAACACCTCGGAAGACCTGAAGAAAGTGCTGGGTGCGGCTGCCTACCTGTTCACCGGCCTGTCACGCTTCAGCGAGCTGCAGGCCGCCTCGGTGGAACTGCAGGGGCCCGGCTTCCAGTGGCAGGGCGAATTGCTGGCGCTGGGCATCGGCAACGGCCGCCAGGCCGGCGGCGGGCATGTGCTGTGCCCGGAGGCGACGGTGGATGACGGCCTGCTGGATATCGGCATTCTGCCGGCGCCGCAGGAGGTGGCGGGGGCCTTGCGCGACTTGCTGGCCGGCGACGGACTGTTCGTTCGTGCGCGGTTGCCATGGGTGGAAATCAAGGGTGCCCAGGGGCTGGACATGAACCTCGACGGCGAGCCGCTGCAGGCCGCCAGCCTGCGTTTCGAGGCCATGCCGCAGGCGTTGCGCGTGCATTTGCCTGCGGACTCGCCGCTGCTCAGTCGTCCAGGCTGA
- a CDS encoding mannose-1-phosphate guanylyltransferase/mannose-6-phosphate isomerase, whose protein sequence is MSVLIPCIIAGGAGTRLWPVSREAMPKPFMRLPDGMSLLQKTFSRASSLPGVERVLTVTNREVVFRTQDEYRQVGSQRIALDFILEPFGRNTAPAIAAAALHCARLHGEDSLLLVLPADHLIQDQDAFEAAVQRAMALAAQGWLTTFGLLPTRAETGFGYIELGQPLDGDSYRVARFVEKPDTDTAQAYLDGGRHLWNAGMFCLRAGTVLQELQAHAPELLHNVTHCLVQSAFKEGACGQQVELDADSFALAPDISIDYALMEPSTQVAVVPCAIGWSDIGSWEAVRELRPADSQGNHCNGETVLHDVSNCYIDSPRRLVGAVGLDNLIVIDTPDALLIADAARSQEVKVIAQQLKRQGHDAYRLHRTVTRPWGLYTVLEEGPRFKIKRIMVRPGESLSLQMHHHRSEHWIVVSGMACVTNGEEEFLLDTNESTFIKPGRSHRLTNPGVIDLVMIEVQSGEYLGEDDIVRFTDIYGRAPAAASA, encoded by the coding sequence ATGAGCGTTCTGATCCCCTGCATCATCGCTGGCGGCGCCGGCACCCGATTGTGGCCGGTCTCCCGCGAGGCCATGCCCAAGCCCTTCATGCGCCTGCCCGATGGCATGAGCCTGCTGCAGAAGACCTTCAGCCGCGCCAGCAGCCTGCCCGGCGTCGAGCGGGTACTCACGGTGACCAACCGCGAAGTGGTGTTCCGTACCCAGGACGAGTATCGCCAGGTCGGCAGCCAGCGCATCGCCCTGGACTTCATCCTCGAACCCTTCGGTCGCAACACCGCCCCCGCCATCGCCGCCGCAGCGCTGCACTGCGCCCGCCTGCATGGCGAGGACAGCCTGCTGCTGGTACTCCCCGCCGACCACCTGATCCAGGACCAGGACGCCTTCGAGGCGGCTGTCCAGCGGGCCATGGCCCTGGCCGCACAAGGCTGGCTGACCACCTTCGGCCTGCTGCCGACCCGCGCCGAGACCGGCTTCGGCTACATCGAACTGGGCCAGCCGCTCGACGGCGACAGTTACCGGGTCGCCCGCTTCGTCGAAAAGCCAGACACAGACACCGCCCAGGCCTACCTGGACGGTGGCCGGCACCTGTGGAACGCCGGCATGTTCTGCCTGCGCGCGGGCACGGTGCTGCAGGAGCTGCAGGCCCACGCCCCCGAGCTGCTGCACAACGTGACCCACTGCCTGGTGCAGAGCGCGTTCAAGGAGGGGGCGTGCGGCCAGCAGGTGGAACTCGACGCCGACAGTTTCGCGCTCGCACCTGATATCTCAATCGACTACGCGCTCATGGAGCCCTCCACCCAGGTGGCCGTGGTGCCCTGCGCCATCGGCTGGAGCGATATCGGCAGCTGGGAAGCGGTGCGCGAGCTGCGCCCGGCCGACAGCCAGGGCAACCACTGCAACGGCGAAACCGTGCTGCATGACGTGAGCAACTGCTACATCGACTCGCCGCGACGGTTGGTGGGCGCGGTGGGCCTGGACAACCTGATCGTCATCGACACCCCCGACGCCCTGTTGATCGCCGACGCGGCGCGCAGCCAGGAGGTCAAGGTGATCGCCCAGCAACTCAAGCGACAGGGCCATGACGCCTACCGCCTGCACCGCACCGTGACCCGCCCCTGGGGCCTGTACACCGTGCTCGAGGAAGGGCCACGGTTCAAGATCAAGCGCATCATGGTCCGCCCCGGCGAATCGCTGTCGCTGCAGATGCACCATCACCGCAGCGAGCACTGGATCGTGGTCAGCGGCATGGCCTGCGTGACCAACGGTGAAGAGGAGTTTCTGCTCGACACCAACGAGTCGACCTTCATCAAGCCCGGGCGCAGCCATCGCCTGACCAACCCCGGCGTCATCGACCTGGTGATGATCGAGGTGCAGAGCGGCGAGTACCTGGGCGAAGACGACATCGTGCGCTTTACTGATATCTATGGACGCGCCCCGGCAGCAGCATCTGCTTGA
- a CDS encoding glycosyltransferase family 4 protein, which translates to MRILWTLPYLPWPTTSGSKTRQYHLLRALAQHGHRITLLVQSKIPLCDAAREALEPLVERLLVLPRRPLHSPLNLLASPIIDYPMRAIINGLAPCLRHRFEQLLDEPWDVIQIEHSYSFQPFEKALQARGLPYMLSEHYLESVTGAACHDRLPLWLRPLNAFDRWRYRRWEQRVLRQPTEVVAVSAHDAELISQISGRPVNVVVNGVDCDHYQDVRPTPHSQRLLFVGNFEYGANLEAIEWALEEILPQVWMSNPAVRLAIAGHALPASWKLHWNDPRIEWVGYRADLRELQRRSALFFAPLRHAGGSKVKILEAMAAGLPVITTSKGASGLAMNNGEHYLGSDDSGQLALLVTQLLNQPWRMCQLSEVGRQFARQRHDWSVAAQQLENVHMRLTQLAPTGAAATGSVLAK; encoded by the coding sequence ATGCGCATACTCTGGACCCTGCCCTACCTGCCCTGGCCCACCACCAGCGGCAGCAAGACCCGGCAATACCACCTGCTGCGCGCCCTGGCGCAGCATGGCCACCGGATCACCTTGCTGGTGCAGTCGAAGATCCCTTTGTGTGACGCTGCGCGCGAGGCCCTGGAGCCCTTGGTGGAGCGCCTGCTGGTGCTGCCCCGGCGCCCACTGCACAGCCCGCTGAACCTGTTGGCCTCGCCCATTATCGACTACCCCATGCGGGCCATCATCAACGGCCTGGCACCGTGCCTGAGGCACCGTTTCGAGCAACTGCTGGACGAACCCTGGGATGTGATCCAGATCGAGCACAGCTACAGCTTCCAGCCGTTCGAGAAGGCCTTGCAGGCCCGCGGCCTGCCCTACATGCTCAGCGAGCACTACCTGGAATCGGTGACGGGCGCCGCCTGCCACGACCGCCTGCCCTTGTGGCTACGGCCATTGAACGCCTTCGACCGCTGGCGTTACCGGCGCTGGGAACAGCGGGTGCTGCGCCAACCCACGGAGGTGGTGGCGGTCAGCGCCCACGATGCCGAGCTTATCAGCCAGATCAGCGGCCGCCCGGTGAACGTGGTGGTCAATGGCGTGGACTGCGACCACTATCAGGACGTGCGCCCCACGCCGCACAGCCAGCGCCTGCTGTTCGTCGGCAACTTCGAGTACGGCGCCAACCTGGAGGCCATCGAATGGGCGCTGGAGGAGATCCTGCCCCAGGTGTGGATGAGCAATCCGGCGGTGCGCCTGGCCATCGCCGGCCACGCCCTGCCGGCCAGCTGGAAGCTGCACTGGAACGACCCGCGCATCGAGTGGGTGGGCTATCGTGCCGACCTGCGCGAGCTGCAACGGCGCTCGGCGCTGTTCTTCGCACCGCTGCGCCATGCCGGCGGCTCCAAAGTAAAAATCCTTGAGGCGATGGCCGCCGGATTACCGGTAATCACCACCAGCAAGGGCGCCTCGGGCCTGGCCATGAACAACGGCGAGCACTACCTGGGCAGCGACGACAGCGGCCAGCTGGCGCTGCTGGTCACCCAACTGCTCAACCAGCCATGGCGCATGTGCCAGCTCAGCGAGGTCGGGCGCCAGTTCGCCCGCCAGCGTCATGACTGGAGCGTCGCCGCCCAGCAGCTGGAGAACGTGCACATGCGCCTGACCCAACTGGCGCCGACCGGCGCGGCGGCCACCGGTAGCGTACTAGCCAAGTAG
- a CDS encoding molybdopterin molybdotransferase MoeA, with amino-acid sequence MTAVVEVARPLMPVEEALERLLALADTAPIAETEHVALGEAEGRVLAHELVAGLDLPPWPNSAMDGYALRLADWQGEPLRVTQRIFAGHAPQPLEPGTCARIFTGAPLPEGADCVEMQENTKVLEDGRVRFLEPLALGQNVRPKGQETRVGEQVMSAGTRLGPIQLGLAATLGFATLEVRRRPRVAVLSTGDELVEPGLALGPGQIYNSNRRLLVSWLQRLGCTVVDAGILPDDLERTRQCLGGLGDVDLILSTGGVSVGEADFLGLALREVGELALWKLAIKPGKPLTFGHYQGVPVIGLPGNPASTLVTFGLLTRPYLLRRLGVAHVAPLRFSVPAGFDWPKAGTRREYLRARIEDGRVRIYKNQSSGVLRSAAWADGVVEVLEGTTPQQDDAVTFIPFSELLG; translated from the coding sequence GTGACAGCCGTGGTTGAGGTGGCCCGGCCCTTGATGCCGGTGGAAGAGGCCCTGGAGCGCCTGCTGGCGCTGGCCGATACGGCGCCCATCGCCGAGACCGAACACGTAGCGCTGGGCGAGGCCGAAGGGCGGGTCCTGGCCCATGAGCTGGTGGCCGGCCTCGACCTGCCGCCGTGGCCCAACAGCGCCATGGACGGCTACGCCCTGCGCCTGGCCGACTGGCAGGGCGAACCGCTGCGGGTGACCCAGCGCATCTTCGCCGGGCATGCGCCACAGCCCCTGGAGCCTGGCACCTGCGCACGGATCTTCACCGGCGCGCCGCTGCCGGAAGGCGCCGATTGCGTCGAGATGCAGGAAAACACCAAGGTGCTTGAAGACGGCCGGGTGCGCTTTCTTGAGCCCCTGGCGCTGGGGCAGAACGTTCGCCCCAAGGGCCAGGAAACCCGTGTCGGCGAACAGGTGATGAGCGCCGGCACGCGGCTGGGTCCGATCCAGCTCGGCCTGGCCGCGACCCTGGGCTTCGCTACGCTCGAAGTGCGGCGCCGGCCCCGGGTGGCGGTGCTGTCGACCGGCGACGAACTGGTCGAGCCGGGCCTGGCCCTGGGCCCCGGGCAGATCTACAACAGCAACCGACGCCTGCTGGTCAGTTGGCTGCAACGCCTGGGCTGCACGGTGGTCGATGCCGGCATCCTCCCGGACGATCTCGAGCGCACCCGCCAGTGCCTGGGCGGGCTGGGCGATGTCGACCTGATCCTGTCCACCGGCGGCGTGTCGGTGGGCGAAGCCGATTTCCTCGGCCTGGCCCTGCGCGAGGTGGGCGAGCTGGCGCTGTGGAAGCTGGCGATCAAGCCGGGCAAGCCGCTGACCTTCGGTCATTACCAAGGGGTACCGGTGATCGGCCTGCCGGGCAATCCGGCCTCGACCCTGGTCACCTTCGGCCTGCTGACCCGGCCCTATCTGCTGCGCCGACTGGGCGTGGCCCATGTCGCGCCGCTGCGCTTCAGCGTGCCGGCGGGCTTCGACTGGCCCAAGGCCGGAACCCGCCGAGAGTACCTGCGGGCGCGCATCGAGGACGGTCGCGTGCGCATCTACAAGAACCAGAGCTCCGGTGTGCTGCGCAGCGCGGCATGGGCCGACGGCGTGGTGGAAGTGCTCGAAGGCACGACGCCGCAACAGGACGATGCGGTGACATTCATCCCGTTCAGCGAACTACTTGGCTAG
- the moaB gene encoding molybdenum cofactor biosynthesis protein B: MKAKADTPFVALNIAVLTVSDTRTFDTDTSGQLFVDRLGAAGHRLAERVLLKDDLYKIRAQVATWIADDQVQVVLITGGTGFTGRDSTPEAVACLLDKQVEGFGELFRQISVADIGTSTVQSRALAGLANGTLVCCLPGSTNAVRTGWDGILAEQLDARHRPCNFVPHLKQAAACDSRG; encoded by the coding sequence ATGAAAGCCAAGGCAGATACCCCATTCGTTGCGCTGAACATCGCCGTGCTGACAGTCAGCGATACCCGCACCTTCGACACCGACACCTCCGGCCAGCTGTTCGTCGATCGCCTGGGCGCCGCCGGGCACCGCCTGGCCGAGCGCGTGCTGCTCAAGGACGACCTGTACAAGATCCGCGCCCAGGTCGCGACCTGGATCGCCGATGACCAGGTGCAGGTGGTGTTGATCACCGGCGGTACCGGCTTCACTGGCCGCGACAGCACCCCGGAAGCCGTGGCGTGCCTGCTGGACAAGCAGGTCGAGGGCTTTGGCGAGCTGTTCCGGCAGATCTCGGTGGCCGACATCGGTACCTCCACCGTGCAGTCCCGCGCCCTGGCGGGGCTTGCCAACGGCACCCTGGTCTGCTGCCTGCCGGGCTCGACCAACGCTGTGCGCACCGGCTGGGACGGCATCCTCGCCGAGCAGCTGGACGCCCGTCACCGGCCGTGCAATTTCGTGCCGCACCTGAAGCAGGCGGCGGCCTGTGACAGCCGTGGTTGA
- a CDS encoding YgdI/YgdR family lipoprotein: protein MIQRTLPAFLLVLGLGALAGCASPTVITLNDGREIQAVDTPSYDDDSGFYEFEQLDGKRTRINKDQIRTVKEL, encoded by the coding sequence ATGATCCAACGGACCCTTCCCGCCTTCCTGCTTGTCCTGGGCCTGGGCGCCCTCGCCGGCTGCGCCTCGCCAACCGTCATCACCCTGAACGACGGCCGCGAGATCCAGGCGGTGGACACCCCATCCTATGACGACGATTCCGGTTTCTACGAATTCGAGCAGCTCGACGGCAAGCGCACGCGTATCAACAAAGACCAGATCCGCACCGTCAAGGAGCTGTGA
- the mqo gene encoding malate dehydrogenase (quinone) yields MKKILLTLLCLGVIGCSKPAEPQKSVDVLLIGGGIMSASLGTYLTELEPNWKVDVYERMEQVAEESSNAWNNAGTGHSAFCELNYTSVGKDGSIDIGKAVNVNEQFEVSKQFWAYQVEQGVLSNPRSFINNVPHMSFVWGDDNVAFLHKRVEALQHSSLFRGMEITEDHEQIRKWVPLVMEGRDPGQKVAATRMAIGTDVNFGEITRQLFASMARNPNVQLHLSHEVRDIVRNDDGSWNVVVADLANGGKESAVKAKFVFIGAGGGALKLLQKSGIPEAEGYAGFPVGGQFLMTDNADLVTRHKAKLYGKASVGAPPMSVPHLDTRVIDGKEVLLFGPFATFSTKYLKHGSLLDMFSSLTTHNISPMMHAGIDNIDLSTYLMGQLMLSFDDRMAALREYFPNAKNEDWKLLQAGQRVQVIKKDPEHGGVLQFGTEVVAAKDGSIAALLGASPGASTAAPIMLSVLEKTFKDRINSAEWQAKLKQIVPTYGQKLNNDLELTNKTREWSSARLQLLYVPVLPE; encoded by the coding sequence ATGAAAAAAATCCTGCTGACGCTCCTGTGCCTGGGCGTCATCGGCTGCTCCAAGCCCGCGGAGCCACAGAAGTCCGTCGATGTCCTGCTGATCGGCGGCGGCATCATGAGTGCAAGCCTTGGGACCTACCTCACCGAGCTGGAACCGAACTGGAAGGTCGACGTCTACGAGCGCATGGAGCAGGTCGCCGAGGAAAGCTCCAACGCCTGGAACAACGCCGGCACCGGCCACTCGGCGTTCTGCGAGCTGAACTACACCAGCGTCGGCAAGGACGGCAGCATCGACATCGGCAAGGCGGTCAACGTCAACGAGCAATTCGAGGTATCCAAGCAGTTCTGGGCCTACCAGGTCGAGCAGGGCGTGCTGAGCAACCCGCGTTCGTTCATCAACAACGTGCCGCACATGAGCTTCGTCTGGGGTGATGACAACGTCGCCTTCTTGCACAAGCGCGTCGAAGCCTTGCAACACAGCTCGCTGTTCCGCGGCATGGAGATCACCGAGGACCACGAGCAGATCCGCAAGTGGGTGCCGCTGGTGATGGAAGGCCGTGACCCCGGGCAGAAGGTGGCCGCGACCCGCATGGCCATCGGCACTGACGTGAACTTCGGCGAGATTACCCGCCAGCTGTTCGCCTCGATGGCCCGCAACCCCAATGTGCAGCTGCACCTGAGTCATGAAGTGCGCGACATTGTGCGCAATGACGATGGCAGCTGGAATGTGGTGGTGGCCGACCTGGCCAACGGTGGCAAGGAGTCGGCGGTCAAAGCCAAATTCGTCTTCATCGGCGCCGGTGGCGGTGCGCTCAAACTGCTGCAGAAATCCGGTATTCCGGAGGCCGAAGGCTATGCAGGCTTCCCGGTCGGTGGCCAGTTCCTGATGACCGACAATGCCGACCTGGTCACCCGCCACAAGGCCAAGCTGTACGGCAAGGCCTCGGTCGGCGCGCCGCCGATGTCGGTGCCGCACCTGGACACCCGGGTGATCGATGGCAAGGAAGTGCTGCTGTTCGGCCCGTTCGCGACCTTCTCCACCAAGTACCTCAAGCACGGCTCGTTGCTGGACATGTTCAGCTCGCTGACCACCCACAACATCAGCCCGATGATGCATGCCGGGATCGATAACATTGACCTGAGCACCTACCTGATGGGCCAGCTGATGCTGAGTTTCGATGACCGCATGGCAGCGCTGCGCGAGTACTTCCCCAACGCCAAGAACGAAGACTGGAAGCTGCTCCAGGCCGGCCAGCGCGTGCAGGTGATCAAGAAGGATCCCGAGCACGGTGGCGTCCTGCAGTTCGGCACCGAAGTGGTGGCCGCCAAGGACGGCAGCATTGCCGCGCTGCTGGGCGCCTCGCCCGGTGCCTCGACCGCCGCGCCGATCATGCTGAGCGTGCTGGAGAAGACCTTCAAGGACCGGATCAACAGCGCCGAGTGGCAAGCCAAGCTCAAGCAGATCGTGCCCACCTACGGCCAGAAGCTGAACAACGACCTTGAGCTGACCAACAAGACCCGTGAGTGGAGCAGTGCGCGCCTGCAACTGCTGTACGTGCCGGTGTTGCCGGAGTAA
- a CDS encoding methyl-accepting chemotaxis protein — MAHGTHDQFQRTDQVATAMHEMSATAQEVARHAADAARAADEADHSAQAGEQVMQRTIDTIAVVNREIAGTATVIRHLEHDSTRIGKVLEVIRGIAEQTNLLALNAAIEAARAGEAGRGFAVVADEVRSLAQRTAASIAEIHQIIEAVQSGAVEAVKAIESGQQRSEEGAEQVQQAGQMLQRITTAVEAIRDMNRQIATAAEEQTSVAEDISRNLVEITRIATANQEAVQHTEQAGQRLHGLSGQLGEVTSRLSA, encoded by the coding sequence ATGGCCCACGGCACCCACGATCAGTTCCAGCGCACCGACCAGGTCGCCACGGCCATGCACGAAATGTCCGCCACCGCCCAGGAAGTGGCGCGCCACGCCGCCGACGCCGCCCGCGCCGCGGACGAGGCCGACCACAGTGCCCAGGCCGGCGAGCAGGTCATGCAGCGGACCATCGACACCATCGCCGTGGTCAACCGCGAAATCGCCGGTACCGCGACGGTGATCCGTCACCTGGAGCACGACAGCACGCGCATCGGCAAGGTACTCGAAGTGATTCGCGGCATCGCCGAGCAGACCAACCTGCTGGCGCTCAACGCCGCCATCGAGGCCGCCCGTGCCGGCGAGGCCGGGCGCGGCTTCGCGGTGGTGGCCGACGAGGTGCGCAGCTTGGCCCAGCGCACCGCCGCGTCGATCGCCGAGATCCACCAGATCATCGAGGCCGTGCAGTCGGGCGCGGTGGAGGCGGTCAAGGCCATCGAGAGCGGCCAGCAGCGCAGCGAGGAGGGCGCTGAGCAGGTGCAGCAGGCCGGGCAGATGCTGCAGCGCATCACCACGGCGGTTGAAGCGATCCGCGACATGAACCGGCAGATCGCCACCGCTGCCGAGGAGCAGACCAGCGTCGCCGAGGACATCTCGCGCAACCTGGTCGAGATCACCCGCATCGCCACCGCCAACCAGGAGGCCGTGCAGCACACCGAACAGGCCGGGCAGCGCTTGCACGGATTGTCGGGGCAGTTGGGCGAGGTCACTTCCCGCCTGAGCGCTTGA
- a CDS encoding ABC transporter transmembrane domain-containing protein — translation MPDPISARQRRALYLGWRFVRPYRRQALLALLALVVTAAITLSMGQGIRLLVDQGFMTGSAHQLNQTIGLFLLLVVALAVGTFARFYLVSWIGERCVADIRRAVFDHLIGLHPGFFEDNRSSEIQSRLTADTTLLQSVIGSSLSMFLRNALMVLGGVILLFVTNPKLTSIVVLALPLVLAPILLFGRRVRSLSRQSQDRVADVGSYVAETLGQIKTVQAYNHQGHDQARFAETVEAAFGVARRRIAQRAWLITLVIVLVLGAVGVMLWVGGMDVIAGRISGGELAAFVFYSLIVGSAFGTLSEVIGELQRAAGAAERIAELLAAQTAILAPVPAQGLAQGRATGDIQLCDVRFAYPSRPTAAAIDGLSLHIRPGETVALVGPSGAGKSTLFDLLLRFYDPQGGAILLDGQPITGLEPAELRRQFALVAQQPALFRGTVEANIRYGRPDASLAEVEAAARSAHADEFIAQLPQGYQTLLGEGGVGLSGGQRQRLAIARALLVDAPILLLDEATSALDAQSEHLIQQALPLLMAGRTTLVIAHRLATVQHADRIAVIDKGRLAAVGSHRQLIEQSPLYARLATLQFNPA, via the coding sequence ATGCCCGATCCTATCTCTGCCCGCCAGCGCCGCGCCCTGTACCTGGGCTGGCGCTTCGTTCGTCCCTATCGCCGCCAGGCCCTGCTGGCCTTGCTGGCGCTGGTGGTCACCGCCGCCATCACCCTTTCCATGGGCCAGGGCATCCGTCTGCTGGTCGACCAGGGCTTCATGACCGGCTCGGCGCACCAGCTCAACCAGACCATCGGCCTGTTCCTGCTGCTGGTGGTGGCGCTGGCAGTGGGGACCTTCGCCCGTTTCTACCTGGTGTCGTGGATCGGTGAGCGCTGCGTGGCCGATATCCGCCGGGCGGTGTTCGACCACCTGATCGGCCTGCATCCGGGCTTCTTCGAGGACAATCGCAGTTCTGAGATCCAGTCGCGGCTGACCGCCGACACCACCTTGCTGCAGTCGGTGATCGGCTCGTCGCTGTCGATGTTCCTGCGCAACGCGTTGATGGTGCTGGGCGGGGTGATCCTGCTGTTTGTCACCAATCCCAAGCTGACCAGCATCGTGGTGCTGGCACTGCCGCTGGTGCTGGCGCCGATCCTGCTGTTTGGCCGGCGTGTGCGCAGCCTGTCGCGGCAGAGCCAGGACCGGGTGGCCGACGTGGGCAGCTATGTCGCCGAGACCCTGGGCCAGATCAAGACGGTGCAAGCCTACAACCATCAGGGGCATGACCAGGCGCGCTTCGCCGAGACCGTGGAGGCGGCGTTCGGCGTGGCGCGCCGGCGCATCGCCCAGCGCGCTTGGTTGATCACCCTGGTGATCGTGCTGGTGCTTGGGGCGGTGGGGGTGATGCTCTGGGTCGGCGGCATGGATGTGATTGCCGGGCGCATCTCTGGTGGCGAGCTGGCCGCCTTCGTGTTCTACAGCCTGATCGTCGGCAGTGCCTTTGGCACGCTGAGCGAGGTGATCGGCGAACTGCAACGGGCCGCGGGTGCCGCCGAACGTATCGCCGAGCTGCTGGCGGCGCAGACGGCGATCCTGGCGCCAGTGCCAGCGCAGGGGCTGGCGCAGGGGCGCGCGACGGGTGACATCCAGTTGTGCGACGTGCGCTTCGCCTACCCGTCGCGCCCCACTGCGGCGGCCATCGATGGTCTGAGCCTGCACATCCGCCCAGGCGAGACCGTGGCCTTGGTCGGGCCGTCGGGGGCCGGCAAGTCGACCCTGTTCGACCTGCTGCTGCGCTTCTACGACCCACAGGGCGGCGCGATTCTGCTCGACGGCCAGCCGATCACCGGGCTGGAGCCTGCCGAGCTGCGCCGCCAGTTCGCCCTGGTGGCCCAGCAACCGGCACTGTTCCGTGGCACGGTCGAGGCCAACATCCGTTACGGCCGGCCCGACGCCAGCCTGGCTGAGGTCGAGGCGGCGGCGCGCAGCGCCCATGCCGATGAATTCATCGCCCAGTTACCCCAGGGCTACCAGACGCTGCTGGGCGAGGGCGGCGTGGGCTTGTCCGGCGGCCAGCGCCAGCGCCTGGCGATTGCCCGGGCGCTGTTGGTGGATGCGCCGATCCTGCTGCTGGACGAGGCCACCAGCGCCCTGGACGCGCAGAGCGAGCACCTGATCCAGCAGGCCTTGCCGCTGTTGATGGCCGGGCGCACCACGCTGGTCATTGCCCACCGCCTGGCGACGGTGCAGCATGCCGACCGTATCGCGGTGATCGACAAAGGCCGACTGGCGGCAGTCGGCAGCCATCGACAACTGATCGAGCAAAGCCCACTCTACGCACGCCTGGCGACGCTGCAGTTCAACCCGGCCTGA
- a CDS encoding PA1571 family protein, with translation MSLQHSTDTPKTQNRPQPQVCGSIIDAQGREVPITEQMIQKACKDLEESRVKKTGKA, from the coding sequence ATGAGCTTGCAGCACAGCACCGACACGCCCAAGACACAGAACCGTCCGCAACCTCAGGTCTGCGGCTCGATCATCGATGCCCAGGGCCGTGAGGTCCCGATCACCGAGCAGATGATCCAGAAGGCCTGCAAGGACCTGGAAGAGAGCCGGGTCAAGAAAACCGGCAAGGCCTGA